One window from the genome of Yamadazyma tenuis chromosome 7, complete sequence encodes:
- the ATG8 gene encoding ubiquitin-like protein atg8 (COG:U; BUSCO:EOG09265BTA; EggNog:ENOG503P2RB), whose protein sequence is MRSQFKDEYDFEKRKAEATRILERFSDRLPVICEKAENSDIQEIDKRKYLVPGDLSVGQFVYVIRKRIKLPSEKAIFIFINDILPPTAALMSTIYEEHKDEDGFLYVLYSGENTFGEGKMIPIDLSELDFSEFTN, encoded by the exons ATGAGATCACAATTTAAAGACGAATACGACTTTG aaaagagaaaagcCGAAGCCACCAGAATCTTGGAGCGGTTTTCCGACAGACTTCCAGTTATCTGTGAAAAGGCTGAAAACTCCGAcattcaagaaatcgatAAGAGAAAGTACCTTGTTCCTGGTGACTTATCGgttggtcaatttgtttaCGTGATAAGAaagagaatcaagttgCCCAGTGAAAAGGCgattttcatcttcatcaacgaCATCTTACCTCCCACTGCTGCCTTGATGAGCACCATTTACGAGGAGCATAAAGACGAAGACGGGTTCTTGTACGTTCTTTACTCGGGAGAAAATACCTTTGGTGAAGGTAAAATGATCCCTATCGACTTGAGTGAGCTTGACTTCAGCGAGTTTACCAACTAA